In Primulina eburnea isolate SZY01 chromosome 3, ASM2296580v1, whole genome shotgun sequence, one DNA window encodes the following:
- the LOC140825906 gene encoding serine/threonine-protein kinase VPS15-like, whose product MGNKIARTTQASATEYYLHDLPSSYNLVLKEVLGRGRFLKSILCKHDEGLVLVKVYFKRGDSITLRDYERRLAHIRDVFSNLDHSHVWPFQFWLETDKAAYLLRQYFFNNLHDRLSTRPFLSLVEKKWLAFQLLYAVKQSHEHGVCHGDIKCENVLVTSWNWLYLADFASFKPTYIPHDDPSDFSFFFDTGERRRCYVAPERFYEHGGKMQMAQDAPLTPAMDIFSVGCVIAELFLEGQPLFELSQLLAYRRGQYDPSQHLEKIPDSVIRKMILHMIQLDSESRLPAESYLQNYAVVVFPTYFSPFLHKFYSLLNPLSSDAKVLACETSFQEIHRQMIGNRTGNDIISSMETFPNDISQLPQVIDAKQDINRANNFSNKGEETKKNSSRNHLDLLGDVNTLLRDVKQNNCHFGMNPVPDSVVKSGFSQNQKQNGLQRPGELIQSISTIFQRSHLPFLKKITMTDSTSMILDYDNQSDTYGVPFVPLPNDMISCEGMVLIASLLCSCIRNVKVPFIRRVAVLLLKSCSLYIDDEDRLQRVLPYIIALFSDSAAIVRCAALEALCDILPLVRDFPPSDAKIFPEYILPMLSMLPDDSEESVRICYASNISKLALTSYGFLIHSKSLTEAGVLNEASLLQKSFITKGSSDEPQSLSADVQLTQLRKSISEVIQELVMGPKQTPNIRRALLHEIDNLCWFLGQKQSNDFLLPMLPAFLNDRDEQLRAVFYGQIVYVCFFVGQRSVEEYLLPYVEQALNDVTESVIVNALVCLAILCRRNYLRKRILLEMIERAVPLLCYPSKWVRRSAVTFIASCSENLGAIDSYVFMVPLIRPFLRRQPASLASEKAVLSCLRPSVSRELYYQVLENTRSSDMLERQRKIWYSTSSQSKQLEDVELIQKNVKDVKDLDPVKCWSESKHDDIPYNFIGNTGEHMDLTDSDDNTSKFKSVGRLIRNDSSMEEEKDRVASEKSQLSGFMSPQMSCMNSFIDKSSESIPLYYFKIENKRTGSATPAASDSSFPQNSLDFSSSSLPWMDPINKSFSLASTIPAPKLVSGSIYVGNGPAQLRRVVHEVEDREIDETTCITSRFNEVGVSDRTKRSSAAIENHSTNTEAAGPSPPAWSSTVPDSGWRPRGVLVAHLQEHKSAVNDISISMDQHFFVSASEDSTVKIWDCKKLEKDISFRSRLTYSLGGSRALCCAVLRGSMQIVVGASDGMIHLFSVDHISRGLGNVVENYSGITDIKKNGFGEGAILSLLNYSADGSTGKTILCSTQNCGIHLWDTRTISRAWHTKVPPEEGYISSLAADPCGNWFISGSSRGVLTLWDLRFCIPVNSWQYSPACPIEKMCLFVPPTGTPLSVATRPLVYVAAGCNEVSLWNAENGSRHQVLRAANNESETENYESSWAFTRPSAKTNTKSELRQNLNSKYRIDELNEPPPRLPGIRALLPLPGGDLLTGGTDLKIRRWNHCSPDRSYCVCGPCIKGVGNDDFYETKSSFGVQVVQEAKRRPLATKLTRKAIIAAAATDSAGCHHDSILSLASVKFNQRLLISSSRDGAIKVWK is encoded by the exons ATGGGGAATAAGATCGCGCGGACTACGCAGGCTTCGGCGACGGAGTATTACCTGCACGATTTGCCGTCTTCTTACAATTTGGTGTTGAAGGAAGTGTTGGGGAGGGGGCGTTTCCTCAAATCCATACTGTGCAAGCATGACGAGGGTTTGGTTCTGGTTAAGGTCTACTTCAAGAGAGGCGATTCAATCACTCTAAGAGACTATGAGCGCCGCCTTGCTCACATTCGAGATGTCTTCTCCAACCTTGATCACTCCCACGTTTGGCCCTTCCAG TTTTGGCTTGAAACAGATAAAGCTGCTTATTTATTGAGGCAATATTTCTTTAACAACCTTCATGATCGGTTGAGCACTCGACCTTTTCTGTCTCTTGTTGAAAAGAAATGGCTAGCATTTCAG TTGCTTTATGCTGTGAAACAAAGCCATGAGCATGGAGTATGTCATG GCGATATTAAGTGTGAGAATGTGCTGGTCACTTCCTGGAATTGGCTGTACCTCGCTGATTTCGCATCATTTAAGCCCACATATATTCCACATGATGATCCTTCTGATTTTTCGTTTTTCTTTGATACTGGAGAAAGAAGGCGCTGTTATGTTGCACCTgag AGGTTTTATGAGCATGGAGGCAAGATGCAAATGGCACAAGATGCACCTTTGACGCCAGCAATGGACATCTTTTCAGTAGG GTGTGTGATTGCCGAGCTTTTTCTTGAAGGTCAACCATTGTTTGAACTATCTCAACTTCTTGCATATCGAAGAGGACAGTATGACCCTAGCCAGCATCTGGAAAAG ATTCCAGATTCAGTAATCCGTAAAATGATTCTTCATATGATTCAATTGGATTCAGAGTCAAGACTGCCTGCTGAGAGCTACCTGCAGAACTATGCAGTAGTTGTATTTCCGACTTACTTTTCACCATTTCTTCACAAATTCTATTCCTTGTTAAATCCTCTGAGTTCTGATGCAAAG GTTCTAGCTTGTGAGACCTCGTTCCAAGAAATACATAGGCAAATGATAGGCAATAGGACTGGCAATGATATAATCTCTTCTATGGAAACTTTTCCAAATGATATAAGTCAGTTGCCGCAAGTGATAGATGCAAAACAGGATATCAACAGGGCAAATAATTTTTCGAACAAAGGTGAAGAAACCAAGAAGAACTCAAGTCGTAATCATCTCGATCTTCTTGGGGATGTGAATACGCTGCTCAGGGATGTGAAGCAAAACAATTGTCATTTTGGTATGAATCCAGTGCCAGATAGCGTGGTTAAGTCAGGTTTTTCCcaaaatcagaagcaaaatggATTGCAGCGACCTGGGGAGTTGATTCAAAGCATCTCCACTATATTCCAACGAAGTCACCTTCCCTTCTTGAAAAAGATTACTATGACAGATTCGACCTCAATGATATTGGATTATGACAATCAGTCAGACACTTATGGAGTGCCTTTTGTTCCATTACCTAATGATATGATTAGCTGTGAGGGTATGGTACTGATTGCCTCGCTTCTTTGTTCGTGCATTCGAAATGTCAAGGTCCCTTTTATACGGAGGGTTGCTGTCCTACTGCTGAAATCTTGTTCTTTGTATATCGATGACGAAGATCGACTGCAACGTGTCCTTCCTTACATTATAGCTTTGTTTTCAGATTCAGCTGCAATTGTACGCTGTGCTGCCTTAGAGGCTTTGTGCGACATTCTTCCTCTAGTCAGAGATTTTCCTCCCAGTGATGCCAAAATTTTTCCGGAATATATTCTTCCTATGCTTTCCATGCTTCCTGATGATTCCGAGGAAAGTGTTAGAATTTGTTATGCCAGCAATATATCTAAGCTTGCACTGACTTCTTATGGGTTCCTCATTCACTCAAAAAGCTTGACTGAGGCAGGGGTTCTTAATGAAGCAAGTTTATTGCAGAAGTCATTTATAACCAAAGGAAGTTCTGACGAGCCACAGAGTTTGAGTGCTGATGTACAGCTTACACAGTTGAGAAAATCTATTTCGGAGGTCATTCAAGAACTTGTAATGGGTCCAAAGCAAACGCCTAACATTAGGAGAGCACTCTTGCATGAAATCGATAACCTTTGTTGGTTTTTGGGCCAGAAGCAGAGCAATGACTTCTTGCTGCCTATGCTCCCAGCTTTTTTGAATGATAGAGATGAGCAGCTAAGGGCTGTATTTTATGGGCAAATAGTATATGTCTGCTTTTTTGTGGGCCAGCGAAGTGTGGAGGAATATCTCTTACCTTACGTTGAACAAGCGCTAAATGATGTAACCGAGTCAGTTATTGTCAATGCCCTAGTTTGCTTAGCTATCTTGTGCAGAAGAAATTATTTACGGAAGAGGATCCTGCTTGAAATGATAGAGCGTGCTGTTCCTCTGTTATGCTATCCCAGTAAGTGGGTCAGGAGGTCAGCTGTCACCTTCATTGCATCATGTAGTGAGAACTTAGGAGCAATCGATTCATATGTGTTTATGGTCCCACTCATACGTCCTTTCTTACGTAGACAACCAGCATCTTTAGCCTCGGAAAAAGCTGTCCTCTCGTGTCTGAGGCCTTCAGTCTCGAGAGAATTGTATTATCAAGTTTTAGAAAACACCAGAAGTTCAGACATGCTTGAGAGACAGAGAAAGATTTGGTACAGCACGTCATCACAATCTAAGCAATTGGAAGATGTAGAATTGATCCAGAAAAATGTCAAGGATGTCAAGGATTTGGATCCTGTAAAGTGTTGGTCAGAGTCAAAACATGATGATATACCCTATAACTTTATTGGTAACACAGGGGAACACATGGATTTAACTGATTCGGATGATAACACCAGTAAGTTCAAATCCGTGGGACGATTAATACGAAATGATTCGAGCATGGAGGAAGAGAAAGATCGTGTAGCCTCAGAAAAGTCTCAGTTGTCTGGATTTATGTCACCACAAATGAGTTGCATGAACAGCTTTATTGATAAATCATCAGAAAGCATACCTTTGTACTACTTTAAGATTGAGAACAAGAGAACAGGTAGCGCTACTCCTGCTGCCTCCGACTCTTCATTTCCACAAAATTCTTTAGATTTTAGTTCTTCCTCCTTACCTTGGATGGAtccaataaataaatcatttagttTAGCCAGTACGATCCCAGCTCCTAAGCTAGTATCGGGATCAATTTATGTTGGTAATGGCCCTGCACAATTGCGGAGAGTGGTGCACGAAGTAGAAGACAGAGAAATTGATGAAACTACCTGTATTACTAGTAGATTTAATGAAGTGGGAGTGTCTGATAGGACGAAAAGGAGTTCTGCTGCAATAGAAAATCACTCTACAAATACTGAGGCTGCTGGACCATCCCCTCCAGCTTGGTCATCTACCGTTCCAGATTCAGGCTGGAGGCCTCGGGGTGTGTTGGTTGCACATCTCCAGGAGCACAAGTCTGCTGTCAATGATATTTCTATTTCCATGGACCAACATTTTTTTGTTAGTGCTTCTGAAGATTCTACTGTTAAGATATGGGATTGCAAGAAGCTGGAGAAGGACATCTCATTTAGGTCTAGGCTAACCTATTCATTGGGTGGTAGTCGTGCACTGTGTTGTGCTGTGCTTCGAGGTTCTATGCAAATTGTTGTTGGGGCAAGTGATGGGATGATACATTTATTTTCTGTTGATCACATCTCTAGAGGGCTTGGCAATGTTGTCGAAAATTATTCTGGTATCACTGATATTAAAAAGAATGGTTTTGGAGAAGGGGCTATACTAAGCCTTCTGAACTACTCTGCAGATGGAAGTACTGGCAAAACAATTCTATGCAGCACACAAAATTGTGGGATCCATCTCTGGGATACAAGAACAATCTCTCGTGCCTGGCATACAAAAGTGCCTCCTGAGGAGGGCTATATATCTTCTCTGGCGGCAGACCCTTGTGGTAATTGGTTCATATCGGGATCATCAAGGGGTGTGCTGACTTTGTGGGATCTGAGATTCTGCATACCTGTTAACTCATGGCAATATTCTCCTGCATGCCCTATTGAAAAGATGTGTCTTTTTGTTCCTCCTACTGGTACGCCCTTGTCTGTGGCTACAAGACCATTGGTATATGTTGCGGCTGGGTGTAATGAAGTTTCACTTTGGAATGCAGAAAATGGAAGCCGCCACCAG GTGTTGAGGGCAGCAAACAATGAGAGTGAAACTGAGAATTATGAGTCGTCATGGGCTTTCACTAGACCGTCTGCTAAGACCAACACTAAATCAGAATTGAGGCAAAATTTGAATTCGAAGTACAGGATTGATGAGCTGAATGAACCTCCCCCTCGTCTTCCTGGTATCCGTGCGTTGCTTCCATTACCTGGTGGAGATCTTCTAACTGGGGGAACTGACTTGAAGATACGCCGATGGAACCATTGCAG CCCGGATAGGAGTTATTGTGTATGTGGACCATGTATCAAAGGAGTTGGGAATGATGATTTTTATGAGACAAAATCTAGCTTTGGGGTGCAAGTTGTGCAG GAAGCAAAGAGACGACCACTGGCTACCAAATTGACTAGAAAAGCTATAATTGCTGCTGCCGCCACAGATTCTGCAGGGTGTCACCATGATTCTATCCTCTCTTTGGCTTCTGTGAAATTCAACCAGAGACTTCTGATATCAAGCAGTAGAGATGGAGCCATAAAGGTATGGAAGTAA
- the LOC140825907 gene encoding probable glutamate carboxypeptidase LAMP1, translating into MFRAAIVSSSLAIAASICFLFFAPQKSFYHSLFLSSSFSSNESISNHLYTLTKRPHIAGSAANAEAAAYVVSTLKSYDVRAHVRPYYTALTYPVRRSLTLAPTIHDLPVELDLEQEIYEDDPYADVADQVTPTFHAFAKSGTAVGLAVYVNYGRVEDYAALRAVGVNASGRIALARYGKIYRGDIVQNGYAAGAIGVVIFTDRKDYGGGGGDAKWFPDEKWMPPSGVQVGSVYSGVGDPTTPGWPSTEGCERITNEEVEKSGDVPLIPSLPVSWESGDVLMRAIGGMVANEDWQGGEGAPVYRVGPGPGVLNLTYEGKQVISTIENVIGIIEGVEEPDRYVILGNHRDAWTFGAADPNSGTACLLEVAERLQKLQRKGWKPRRTIILCNWDAEEYGLIGSTEWVEENRQMLASRVVAYLNVDVAVSGAGFEASATPQLDELIIQAAKQVQDPDNSSQTIYDSWIDSTKSALVGRLGGGGSDYAAFVQHIGVPSADLAFGGDYPVYHSMYDDFIWMKKFGDPLFQRHTAVASLWGLVALKLADEEILPFNYLFYALELQKSVEDLQGDVSGRDITLAPLFKSIDELKKAAIEINDKKKSLQGRKGWTWMRKDNQNSVRELNDRLMMTERAFTDGEGIPGRLWNKHLIYAPSKYNDYGSKSFPGIDDAIEKANSLNTSDSWRSVQHQIWRVARAITQASLCLQGELK; encoded by the exons ATGTTTAGGGCCGCCATAGTTTCGAGCTCATTAGCCATAGCCGCTTCCATTTGCTTCCTCTTCTTCGCCCCACAGAAATCTTTCTACCACTCCCTCTTCCTATCTTCTTCGTTTTCAAGCAATGAATCAATCTCCAACCACCTTTACACGCTCACTAAACGGCCACATATCGCCGGCTCCGCCGCCAACGCCGAAGCCGCCGCCTATGTCGTGTCCACTCTCAAGTCCTACGACGTTCGAGCCCATGTAAGACCTTATTACACCGCCTTGACTTACCCAGTTCGCCGTTCTCTAACACTAGCGCCCACCATTCATGATTTACCGGTTGAGCTGGATCTGGAACAAGAGATTTACGAGGATGACCCGTACGCGGATGTGGCGGATCAAGTCACGCCCACATTCCACGCTTTTGCTAAATCAGGCACCGCTGTTGGGCTCGCGGTGTACGTTAACTACGGGCGGGTGGAAGACTACGCGGCGTTGCGAGCAGTGGGTGTGAATGCTTCGGGTCGGATTGCTTTAGCGAGGTATGGGAAGATATATAGAGGGGACATAGTTCAGAATGGGTATGCAGCGGGTGCCATTGGGGTTGTGATATTTACAGATAGGAAGGATTATGGTGGGGGTGGAGGGGATGCAAAATGGTTTCCTGATGAGAAATGGATGCCTCCTAGTGGGGTTCAAGTGGGATCAGTTTATAGTGGAGTTGGGGATCCGACTACACCGGGATGGCCTAGTACTGAGGGGTGTGAGAGGATTACAAATGAAGAGGTGGAGAAATCCGGGGACGTGCCGTTGATACCGTCTTTACCGGTTTCTTGGGAATCCGGGGATGTGCTTATGAGGGCGATTGGTGGAATGGTTGCGAATGAGGATTGGCAGGGAGGAGAAGGTGCCCCTGTTTATAGAGTTGGGCCAGGACCTGGAGTTTTGAATTTAACTTATGAG GGGAAACAAGTTATAAGCACTATTGAGAATGTGATTGGGATCATTGAAGGAGTTGAGGAACCAGATAG ATATGTCATTCTGGGCAATCATCGGGATGCATGGACGTTTGGAGCTGCTGATCCTAACAGTGGCACAGCATGCCTTCTTGAG GTCGCAGAAAGGCTGCAGAAGCTGCAGAGAAAAGGATGGAAACCTAGACGGACGATAATATTATGCAATTGGGATGCTGAAGAGTATGGCTtg ATAGGATCCACAGAATGGGTTGAAGAGAATAGACAAATGCTGGCCTCGAGGGTTGTTGCTTACCTGAATGTTGATGTAGCAGTTTCAGGAGCCGGATTTGAAGCATCTGCGACTCCACAGCTTGATGAACTGATCATACAAGCTGCTAAGCAG GTTCAAGATCCAGATAACTCATCTCAAACAATCTACGATTCTTGGATCGACTCGACAAAAAGTGCTTTG GTTGGGAGACTAGGAGGTGGGGGATCAGATTATGCAGCCTTCGTGCAACACATAGGTGTTCCATCTGCAGATTTAGCCTTTGGAGGAG ATTACCCTGTTTACCATTCAATGTATGATGACTTCATTTGGATGAAGAAATTTGGCGATCCATTGTTTCAGAGGCATACAGCAG TGGCAAGTCTTTGGGGTTTAGTAGCGCTCAAGCTAGCTGACGAGGAAATTTTACCTTTTAATTATCTGTTTTACGCCCTTGAGCTTCAG AAAAGTGTGGAGGATTTGCAAGGTGATGTTTCGGGTAGAGATATCACACTTGCTCCCCTATTCAAGTCTATAGATGAACTGAAAAAAGCAGCCATAGAGATAAATGACAAGAAAAAG TCATTACAAGGAAGAAAAGGTTGGACGTGGATGCGGAAAGATAACCAGAATTCAGTTCGAGAGCTGAATGATCGACTTATGATGACAGAACGTGCTTTTACAGATGGGGAAGGGATTCCTGGAAGATTGTGGAACAAACATTTG ATATATGCGCCATCAAAGTATAATGATTATGGTTCGAAGTCCTTTCCCGGGATAGACGATGCAATTGAAAAGGCGAATAGCTTGAATACTTCTGATTCATGGCGTTCTGTACAACATCAAATTTGGAGAGTTGCGAGAGCCATTACACAAGCTTCCTTGTGCCTCCAGGGTGAACTAAAATGA
- the LOC140825908 gene encoding probable pectinesterase 53 isoform X1, with amino-acid sequence MLNFKQILYFSFLFLLLNASHTLCHLKELQPKESCSCSCSDEKQMKVNTTQELKPNKSDAGKQMKVNTTQELKPNKSDAGKQMEVNTTKELKPKKSDAGKQIEVNTTQELKPKQSDAGKQMEVNTTKELKPKKSDAGKQMEVNTTQELKPKQSDAGKQMEVNTTQDAGKQMEVNTTQELKPKQSDAGKQMEVNTTQDAGKQMEVNTTQELKPKQSDAGKQMEVNTTQDAGKQIEVNTTQELKPKESHAGKQVKVNATQAQDSELQFMTWVSFVGKLKHTSFKAAKNKVTPSFFLTVDKNAALGDFTCIQDAIDSLPIINLVRVVIKVHAGVYTEKVSIPATKSFISIEGAGAEKTIIQWGDTSQTIGPNGMPLGTFGSATFAVNSPYFIAKNITVKNTAPGAVGKQAVAFRISADTASLVGCKFLGAHDTLCDHLGRHYYKDCYIEGSVDFIFGNGLSMFENCAVHAIAGAIGAVTAQARKSILDDSGRFSFVNCKVTGSAALYLGRAWGAFSRVVFAHTYMDNIIIPKGWYNLGDPSKEMTVFYGQYKCSGPGANHAGRVSWSRELTDEEAKPFISLTFIDGSEWVNM; translated from the exons ATGTTGAATTTCAAGCAAATTTTGTATTTTAGTTTCCTTTTTCTACTTCTAAATGCGAGCCACACACTTTGCCACTTAAAGGAACTGCAGCCAAAGGagtcatgttcatgttcatgttcggaTGAGAAGCAAATGAAAGTGAACACGACGCAGGAATTGAAGCCAAATAAAAGTGATGCCGGGAAGCAAATGAAAGTGAACACGACGCAGGAATTGAAGCCAAATAAAAGTGATGCCGGGAAGCAAATGGAAGTGAACACGACGAAAGAATTGAAGCCAAAGAAAAGTGATGCGGGAAAGCAAATTGAAGTGAACACGACGCAAGAATTGAAGCCAAAGCAAAGTGATGCGGGGAAGCAAATGGAAGTGAACACGACGAAAGAATTGAAGCCAAAGAAAAGTGATGCGGGAAAGCAAATGGAAGTGAACACGACGCAAGAATTGAAGCCAAAGCAAAGTGATGCGGGGAAGCAAATGGAAGTGAACACGACGCAAGATGCGGGGAAGCAAATGGAAGTGAACACGACGCAAGAATTGAAGCCAAAGCAAAGTGATGCGGGGAAGCAAATGGAAGTGAACACGACGCAAGATGCGGGGAAGCAAATGGAAGTGAACACGACGCAAGAATTGAAGCCAAAGCAAAGTGATGCGGGGAAGCAAATGGAAGTGAACACGACGCAAGATGCGGGGAAGCAAATTGAAGTGAACACTACGCAAGAATTGAAGCCAAAGGAAAGTCATGCCGGGAAGCAAGTGAAAGTGAACGCGACACAAGCTCAAGACTCGGAGCTACAATTCATGACATGGGTTAGTTTTGTTGGGAAGCTGAAGCACACCTCTTTCAAGGCTGCGAAGAATAAGGTGACCCCTTCGTTTTTTCTCACAGTCGATAAGAACGCAGCACTGGGGGACTTTACTTGCATTCAAGACGCCATCGACTCGTTGCCGATAATCAATCTTGTCCGGGTTGTCATCAAGGTTCATGCAGGAGTTTACAC GGAGAAGGTATCAATACCAGCAACCAAATCATTTATAAGCATAGAGGGCGCAGGAGCAGAAAAAACAATAATTCAATGGGGCGATACTTCCCAGACTATTGGCCCAAATGGCATGCCTCTCGGTACATTTGGTTCCGCAACTTTTGCAGTCAATTCTCCATATTTCATTGCCAAAAATATTACAGTCAAG AATACGGCGCCGGGAGCAGTGGGGAAGCAAGCCGTGGCATTTAGGATATCTGCGGACACTGCTTCACTTGTTGGTTGTAAGTTCTTGGGTGCACATGACACACTATGCGATCATTTAGGAAGGCATTATTACAAAGATTGCTATATTGAAGGCTCCGTCGACTTCATCTTTGGGAATGGCCTCTCCATGTTTGag AACTGTGCGGTTCATGCAATAGCTGGAGCGATAGGAGCAGTGACAGCACAAGCAAGAAAGAGCATATTAGACGACAGTGGCCGTTTCTCCTTCGTGAACTGTAAAGTCACGGGCTCAGCCGCACTGTACCTGGGTAGAGCATGGGGAGCCTTCTCTAGGGTGGTCTTTGCTCACACATATATGGACAATATTATCATTCCAAAGGGATGGTATAATTTGGGAGATCCCTCCAAAGAAAT GACTGTGTTCTACGGGCAATACAAATGCAGTGGACCAGGGGCAAATCATGCAGGAAGAGTGTCTTGGTCCAGGGAGCTGACCGACGAAGAAGCCAAGCCTTTTATTTCTCTTACATTCATTGATGGATCCGAATGGGTCAATATGTGA
- the LOC140825908 gene encoding probable pectinesterase 53 isoform X2 yields MLNFKQILYFSFLFLLLNASHTLCHLKELQPKESCSCSCSDEKQMKVNTTQELKPNKSDAGKQMKVNTTQELKPNKSDAGKQMEVNTTKELKPKKSDAGKQIEVNTTQELKPKQSDAGKQMEVNTTKELKPKKSDAGKQMEVNTTQELKPKQSDAGKQVKVNATQAQDSELQFMTWVSFVGKLKHTSFKAAKNKVTPSFFLTVDKNAALGDFTCIQDAIDSLPIINLVRVVIKVHAGVYTEKVSIPATKSFISIEGAGAEKTIIQWGDTSQTIGPNGMPLGTFGSATFAVNSPYFIAKNITVKNTAPGAVGKQAVAFRISADTASLVGCKFLGAHDTLCDHLGRHYYKDCYIEGSVDFIFGNGLSMFENCAVHAIAGAIGAVTAQARKSILDDSGRFSFVNCKVTGSAALYLGRAWGAFSRVVFAHTYMDNIIIPKGWYNLGDPSKEMTVFYGQYKCSGPGANHAGRVSWSRELTDEEAKPFISLTFIDGSEWVNM; encoded by the exons ATGTTGAATTTCAAGCAAATTTTGTATTTTAGTTTCCTTTTTCTACTTCTAAATGCGAGCCACACACTTTGCCACTTAAAGGAACTGCAGCCAAAGGagtcatgttcatgttcatgttcggaTGAGAAGCAAATGAAAGTGAACACGACGCAGGAATTGAAGCCAAATAAAAGTGATGCCGGGAAGCAAATGAAAGTGAACACGACGCAGGAATTGAAGCCAAATAAAAGTGATGCCGGGAAGCAAATGGAAGTGAACACGACGAAAGAATTGAAGCCAAAGAAAAGTGATGCGGGAAAGCAAATTGAAGTGAACACGACGCAAGAATTGAAGCCAAAGCAAAGTGATGCGGGGAAGCAAATGGAAGTGAACACGACGAAAGAATTGAAGCCAAAGAAAAGTGATGCGGGAAAGCAAATGGAAGTGAACACGACGCAAGAATTGAAGCCAAAGCAAAGTGATGCG GGGAAGCAAGTGAAAGTGAACGCGACACAAGCTCAAGACTCGGAGCTACAATTCATGACATGGGTTAGTTTTGTTGGGAAGCTGAAGCACACCTCTTTCAAGGCTGCGAAGAATAAGGTGACCCCTTCGTTTTTTCTCACAGTCGATAAGAACGCAGCACTGGGGGACTTTACTTGCATTCAAGACGCCATCGACTCGTTGCCGATAATCAATCTTGTCCGGGTTGTCATCAAGGTTCATGCAGGAGTTTACAC GGAGAAGGTATCAATACCAGCAACCAAATCATTTATAAGCATAGAGGGCGCAGGAGCAGAAAAAACAATAATTCAATGGGGCGATACTTCCCAGACTATTGGCCCAAATGGCATGCCTCTCGGTACATTTGGTTCCGCAACTTTTGCAGTCAATTCTCCATATTTCATTGCCAAAAATATTACAGTCAAG AATACGGCGCCGGGAGCAGTGGGGAAGCAAGCCGTGGCATTTAGGATATCTGCGGACACTGCTTCACTTGTTGGTTGTAAGTTCTTGGGTGCACATGACACACTATGCGATCATTTAGGAAGGCATTATTACAAAGATTGCTATATTGAAGGCTCCGTCGACTTCATCTTTGGGAATGGCCTCTCCATGTTTGag AACTGTGCGGTTCATGCAATAGCTGGAGCGATAGGAGCAGTGACAGCACAAGCAAGAAAGAGCATATTAGACGACAGTGGCCGTTTCTCCTTCGTGAACTGTAAAGTCACGGGCTCAGCCGCACTGTACCTGGGTAGAGCATGGGGAGCCTTCTCTAGGGTGGTCTTTGCTCACACATATATGGACAATATTATCATTCCAAAGGGATGGTATAATTTGGGAGATCCCTCCAAAGAAAT GACTGTGTTCTACGGGCAATACAAATGCAGTGGACCAGGGGCAAATCATGCAGGAAGAGTGTCTTGGTCCAGGGAGCTGACCGACGAAGAAGCCAAGCCTTTTATTTCTCTTACATTCATTGATGGATCCGAATGGGTCAATATGTGA